A window from Salvia miltiorrhiza cultivar Shanhuang (shh) chromosome 2, IMPLAD_Smil_shh, whole genome shotgun sequence encodes these proteins:
- the LOC131012577 gene encoding 60S ribosomal protein L14-2-like — protein MSFKRYVEIGRVALVNYGKDYGKLVVIVDVIDQSRALVDSPDMVRSQMNFKKLSLTDIKIDIKRVPKKKTRVAAMEAADVKGKWESNSWGRKLIVQKRRAALNDFDRFKLMLAKIKKAGVVRQELAKLKKETTA, from the coding sequence ATGTCGTTCAAGAGGTACGTCGAGATTGGGAGGGTGGCCCTCGTCAACTACGGAAAAGACTATGGCAAACTTGTCGTCATCGTTGATGTTATCGACCAGAGCAGGGCTCTTGTTGACTCACCTGACATGGTAAGAAGCCAGATGAATTTCAAGAAGCTTTCTCTTACAGACATCAAAATTGACATCAAGAGAGTGCCGAAGAAGAAGACTCGTGTTGCTGCTATGGAGGCTGCTGATGTTAAGGGAAAATGGGAAAGCAACTCTTGGGGCAGAAAGTTGATTGTTCAGAAGAGAAGGGCTGCCCTCAATGATTTTGACCGGTTTAAGCTTATGTTGGCGAAGATCAAGAAAGCGGGAGTTGTCCGACAAGAGCTTGCGAAGCTTAAGAAAGAGACTACTGCATGA
- the LOC131012579 gene encoding protein ACCELERATED CELL DEATH 6-like, whose amino-acid sequence MSVPKYPGLLDEEESYETAQTMDPKLYRAIMKDDILEFVRAMDCDRQHGPTVSCMQLGPQNKTVLHVATTYASYEIVKLICKDLPDLVAEKNARGDTALHIAARAGSSRLVTLLVNSDFGEGGLREKNEEGNTALHEALKYGHEEVARILINRKPEMPYSLNKEGKSLLYLAAGAGFLTIVRLLMDNPVGNYSSGAKHKSKSPVFAAILGHNIDVIKLLWEKDPSMFQLRNGKGKSPLHAAVCMGFTEGVKFLLDRQFEFAYQKDKQGFYPIHSAASKGLVDVIQTMLQCRPDTRELLTTHGQNILHVAARSGKYKAVEYMLKRPELEMLINEKDADRNTPLHLATIYAHPKLVGILVRDKRVIPRLLNNNRQMALDIAEEQIEVGLVSFHKRLTCMALRAVDAPRAHKPTTSRSMSFKLGDQPETESWRDKINTILLVATLIATVTFQAGFTVPGGYNNTNSDQGTATMLKKVKFQEFVICNTIAMHTSVLVAVTLLWAQLGDPSSMRLALKSAMLLLGIALAMMSIAFLAGVYLVVSKLCWLAITILLISSSSVIALIVLFIPLCFLGSSNRHIFRRLSYYPFCLVLYALRD is encoded by the exons TATGAGACTGCACAAACCATGGACCCAAAGTTATATAGAGCAATAATGAAAGATGACATTCTTGAATTCGTGAGAGCAATGGATTGTGATCGACAGCACGGGCCAACAGTTTCTTGCATGCAATTAGGTCCACAGAACAAGACAGTGCTGCACGTAGCAACAACCTATGCGAGTTACGAAATTGTCAAACTAATCTGCAAGGACTTACCTGACTTAGTTGCTGAAAAGAATGCCCGAGGTGACACTGCACTTCATATAGCAGCAAGAGCCGGTAGTTCACGACTGGTGACATTGCTAGTTAATTCAGATTTCGGAGAAGGTGGTCTGCGTGAGAAGAACGAGGAAGGGAACACTGCCCTGCATGAGGCACTGAAATATGGGCACGAAGAAGTGGCTAGAATTCTGATCAACAGGAAGCCAGAGATGCCCTATTCTCTTAACAAGGAAGGTAAGTCTTTGCTTTATCTGGCTGCAGGAGCAGGATTTCTCACCATTGTTAGGCTCCTTATGGACAATCCTGTTGGGAACTACAGCTCAGGTGCGAAACATAAAAGCAAGTCGCCTGTTTTTGCTGCGATACTTGGACACAACATCG ATGTCATTAAGTTGTTGTGGGAAAAGGATCCATCAATGTTTCAGCTGAGAAATGGCAAAGGCAAAAGTCCTCTTCATGCAGCTGTATGCATGGGATTTACAGAAGGGGTCAAATTCTTGCTAGATAGGCAGTTTGAATTTGCTTACCAGAAAGATAAACAAGGCTTTTACCCCATCCACTCAGCAGCCAGCAAAGGACTTGTAGATGTGATCCAAACGATGCTTCAGTGCCGGCCAGATACGAGGGAGCTGCTAACTACACATGGTCAGAATATACTGCACGTGGCAGCTAGAAGTGGAAAATACAAAGCAGTGGAGTATATGCTTAAAAGGCCAGAACTGGAGATGCTTATTAATGAAAAAGATGCTGACAGGAACACACCATTACACCTTGCAACCATTTATGCGCATCCAAAGCTGGTTGGCATTCTTGTGAGGGATAAAAGAGTGATTCCTAGGCTGTTAAACAACAACCGCCAGATGGCACTTGACATTGCTGAGGAACAAATCGAAGTGGGATTGGTATCATTTCACAAG AGGCTTACCTGCATGGCCTTGAGAGCAGTTGATGCCCCACGAGCACATAAACCAACTACTTCCAGAAGCATGAGTTTTAAGCTGGGAGACCAACCGGAGACAGAAAGTTGGAGAGACAAGATAAATACGATTCTGCTGGTTGCCACACTAATCGCAACTGTTACATTTCAAGCAGGTTTCACCGTGCCTGGTGGTTATAACAATACCAACTCCGACCAAGGTACTGCAACCATGCTTAAAAAGGTAAAGTTTCAGGAGTTTGTGATTTGCAACACCATAGCAATGCATACCTCTGTCCTTGTTGCTGTCACTCTACTATGGGCACAATTGGGAGACCCTAGTTCCATGCGTTTAGCTTTGAAATCGGCTATGCTTCTGCTGGGGATAGCTCTAGCTATGATGTCTATAGCATTCTTGGCCGGTGTCTACCTAGTTGTCAGTAAACTCTGTTGGCTTGCAATTACCATCCTCCTCATAAGCTCGAGCTCTGTCATTGCACTGATAGTGCTATTTATTCCTCTATGTTTCTTGGGCTCATCAAACCGTCACATTTTCCGCCGCCTCTCATACTATCCATTCTGTCTTGTGCTATATGCACTCAGAGACTAG
- the LOC131012580 gene encoding histone H4: MSGRGKGGKGLGKGGAKRHRKVLRDNIQGITKPAIRRLARRGGVKRISGLIYEETRGVLKIFLENVIRDAVTYTEHARRKTVTAMDVVYALKRQGRTLYGFGG, from the coding sequence ATGTCGGGGCGGGGCAAGGGCGGCAAGGGTTTGGGGAAGGGCGGAGCGAAGCGCCACCGCAAGGTCCTCCGCGACAACATCCAGGGTATCACGAAGCCGGCCATCCGCCGTCTGGCTCGCCGTGGCGGCGTCAAGCGGATCAGCGGGCTGATCTACGAGGAGACGCGCGGGGTGCTGAAGATCTTCCTCGAGAACGTCATCCGTGACGCCGTCACCTACACTGAGCACGCTCGCCGCAAGACGGTCACGGCGATGGACGTGGTCTATGCCCTCAAGAGGCAGGGGCGCACCCTCTACGGTTTCGGCGGTTGA
- the LOC131012575 gene encoding tetraspanin-19-like isoform X1, with protein sequence MGRMARSCVQSLLKLVNSLLGMVGIAMIIYSLWMFRVWLRTDESINVPVPWFIYTILGLGASLCVITCSGHIAAETANGCCLYIYMAFVFMIFVLEAAVTADVFLNHDWQEDFPSDATGNLDRLKDFVKDNFDICKWVGLSVVVVQGLSMFLATVLKALGPHSEKYYESDDEYLPDRVPLLKNYVPPQSYGSEPTYGVKSDSWSVRTNSKVRAFIILKVSSHLHDRNVNL encoded by the exons atgggTCGAATGGCGCGCAGCTGCGTTCAATCTCTGCTCAAGCTGGTCAATTCGCTCCTCGGAATGGTTGGAATCGCCATGATCATCTACTCGCTCTGGATGTTTAGAGTCTGGCTCCGCACCGACGAATCCATTAACGTTCCCGTTCCGTG GTTTATATACACTATTCTGGGCCTTGGTGCTAGTTTGTGCGTGATCACGTGCTCTGGTCACATTGCTGCGGAGACTGCCAATGGTTGTTGCTTGTACATT TACATGGCTTTTGTCTTCATGATTTTTGTGCTGGAAGCTGCAGTTACTGCAGATGTATTCTTAAATCACGACTGGCAAGAG GACTTCCCATCAGATGCAACTGGAAATCTTGATCGGCTGAAGGACTTTGTCAAGGACAATTTTGACATCTGCAAATGGGTTGGCTTATCAGTGGTGGTTGTACAG GGATTAAGCATGTTTTTGGCAACGGTACTCAAAGCTTTAGGTCCACATTCTGAGAAATACTATGAAAGTGATGATGAGTATCTACCAGATAGGGTGCCCCTGCTGAAGAATTATGTCCCTCCACAATCCTATGGTAGTGAACCGACATATGGGGTGAAAAGTGATTCTTGGAGTGTTAGGACCAACAGTAAGGTACGtgcatttataattttaaaggTGTCATCACACTTGCATGACCGGAATGTAAATTTGTGA
- the LOC131012575 gene encoding tetraspanin-19-like isoform X2, with product MGRMARSCVQSLLKLVNSLLGMVGIAMIIYSLWMFRVWLRTDESINVPVPWFIYTILGLGASLCVITCSGHIAAETANGCCLYIYMAFVFMIFVLEAAVTADVFLNHDWQEDFPSDATGNLDRLKDFVKDNFDICKWVGLSVVVVQGLSMFLATVLKALGPHSEKYYESDDEYLPDRVPLLKNYVPPQSYGSEPTYGVKSDSWSVRTNSKTLR from the exons atgggTCGAATGGCGCGCAGCTGCGTTCAATCTCTGCTCAAGCTGGTCAATTCGCTCCTCGGAATGGTTGGAATCGCCATGATCATCTACTCGCTCTGGATGTTTAGAGTCTGGCTCCGCACCGACGAATCCATTAACGTTCCCGTTCCGTG GTTTATATACACTATTCTGGGCCTTGGTGCTAGTTTGTGCGTGATCACGTGCTCTGGTCACATTGCTGCGGAGACTGCCAATGGTTGTTGCTTGTACATT TACATGGCTTTTGTCTTCATGATTTTTGTGCTGGAAGCTGCAGTTACTGCAGATGTATTCTTAAATCACGACTGGCAAGAG GACTTCCCATCAGATGCAACTGGAAATCTTGATCGGCTGAAGGACTTTGTCAAGGACAATTTTGACATCTGCAAATGGGTTGGCTTATCAGTGGTGGTTGTACAG GGATTAAGCATGTTTTTGGCAACGGTACTCAAAGCTTTAGGTCCACATTCTGAGAAATACTATGAAAGTGATGATGAGTATCTACCAGATAGGGTGCCCCTGCTGAAGAATTATGTCCCTCCACAATCCTATGGTAGTGAACCGACATATGGGGTGAAAAGTGATTCTTGGAGTGTTAGGACCAACAGTAAG ACCCTCAGATAA
- the LOC131012578 gene encoding uncharacterized protein LOC131012578 produces MAGCEMVELHRNSSNWTKIVEEIVRIEKKVFPKHESLSKSFEEEAKKRNGGLIYSLIGGEVAGYVMYSWPSSLYASITKLAVKENCRGQGHGEALLKAAIEKCKTRKIHRVSLHVDPLRTAAMNLYKKLGFEVDSLVESYYSSGRDAYRMYLDLETD; encoded by the exons ATGGCAGGCTGCGAAATGGTGGAACTTCACAGAAATTCCAGCAATTGGACGAAAATTGTGGAAGAAATTGTGAGGATAGAGAAAAAGGTGTTCCCGAAGCACGAATCGCTTTCGAAATCGTTCGAAGAAGAGGCGAAAAAGAGGAACGGCGGATTGATCTACTCCCTGATCGGCGGCGAAGTTGCCGGATACGTCATGTATTCCTGGCCATCTTCGCTCTACGCTTCCATCACAAAACTTGCAG TAAAAGAGAACTGCAGGGGGCAGGGTCATGGGGAAGCATTGCTGAAAGCAGCTATAGAGAAATGTAAAACTAGGAAAATTCACCGCGTATCACTTCATGTAGATCCCTTGAGGACTGCTGCCATGAATCTGTACAAGAAGCTCGGTTTTGAGGTGGATAGTCTAGTAGAAAGCTACTACTCTTCGGGTAGGGATGCCTACAGAATGTATTTGGATCTTGAGACGGATTAG